A single genomic interval of Notolabrus celidotus isolate fNotCel1 chromosome 13, fNotCel1.pri, whole genome shotgun sequence harbors:
- the LOC117824555 gene encoding NLR family CARD domain-containing protein 3-like, whose amino-acid sequence MNQCEDREEGAPLSKTALCGKHEAQSIKDQRTDSAKPDKTPATSCVSLKCDPSKGGLVKIKDERSVKHKRPDSSTPEALHVNIKSDRSMGKPYHSKDGKISTNKRRIQQCFYQDPLHRIYHINTQHQTQLDSIFMMLQEKIISFVKKELKKIQRALRADYPEYLKSLREDEDEEQRRSRVAFLKITQHFLRRMKQEELADCLQSRTVDPECQQKLKSTLREKFQCVFEGIAKAGNPTLLNQIYTELYITEGGTGEVNDEHEVRQIEAASRTPDRPEATIRQEDIFKGSPGRAEPIRTVMTKGVAGIGKTVLTQKFTLDWAEDKDHQDIQFIFPFTFRELNVLREEKFSLVKLVHHFFTQTREAGLCRFEEFQVLFIFDGLDECRLPLDFHNNQILTDVRKSTSVDVLLTNLIKGNLLPSARLWITTRPAAANQIPPECVDMVTEVRGFTDPQKDEYFRKRFRDQEQASRIIFHIKTSRSLHIMCHIPVFCWITATVLEDVLKTREGGGLPKTLTEMYIHFLVVQSKRMSIKYDGGAETDPHWSPESREMIQSLGKLAFEQLQKGNLIFYESDLTECGINIKEASVYSGVFTQIFREERGLYQDTVFCFIHLSVQEFLAALHVHLTFTKSGLNLMEEEQTTSLISRISKEKPQLQHLHKSATDKALQSPNGHLDLFLRFLLGLSLQTNQTLLRGLLTQTGSSSETNQKTVQYIKKKISEDLTADRSINLFHCLNELNDRSLVEEIQQSLRSGSLSTAELSPAQWSALVFILLSSEKDLDLFDLKQYSASEEALLRLLPVIKASNKALLSGCNLSERSCEALSSVLNSQSSSLRELDLSNNDLQDSGVILLSAGLNSPHCKLETLRLSGCLIKGEGCASLASAKHSNPSTLIELDLSYNHPGNSGVQMLSALWSLDTLRVDHDGEQWLKPGLKKYSCELTLDSNTAHRHLKLSKNKKEVTCEKGDQFYPDHPKRFEYCPQLLCRDGLTGRCYWEVECKGEVYISVSYRGISRKGDSPDCVFGSNDQSWSLICTDRGYSVCHNNRRTDLPLSSVSVPDRIAAYVDYPAGTLSFYRVSSDTLIHLYTFYSTFTEPLYPGFRLRSYGSSVSLCSL is encoded by the exons ATGAatcagtgtgaggacagagaggagggagcccCTCTCTCTAAAACCGCTCTGTGTGGGAAACATGAAGCTCAGAG TATTAAAGATCAGAGAACAGACTCAGCTAAACCTGACAAGACACCTGCAACCAGCTGCGTGTCCTTAAAGTGCGATCCATCCAAGGGCGGACTGGTAAAGATCAAAGATGAACGAAG TGTCAAACATAAGAGACCAGACTCTAGTACTCCTGAAGCCCTACATGTGAACATCAAGAGTGACCGGTCCATGGGTAAACCCTACCATTCCAAAGATGGAAAGATTTCTACTAATAAAAG GAGGATCCAGCAGTGTTTCTACCAGGATCCACTACATAGAATCTATCACATCAACACT cagcatcaaacacagctggactccatatttatg ATGCTCCAGGAGAAAATCATCAGTTTTGTGAAAAAGGAGCTGAAGAAGATCCAGAGAGCTCTGAGGGCAGATTACCCAGAATACTTAAAGAGTTtgagggaggatgaggatgaagagcagagaagGAGCAGAGTGGCATTTCTGAAGATCACTCAGCACttcctgaggagaatgaagcaggaggagctggctgactgtctgcagagca GAACTGTTGATCCAGAGTGCCAACAAAAACTGAAGTCTACTCTGAGAgagaagttccagtgtgtgtttgaggggatcgctaaagcaggaaacccaacccttctgaaccagatctacacagagctctacatcacagagggcGGGACCGGAGaggtcaatgatgaacatgaggtcagacagattgaagcagcatccaggacACCTGACAGACCAGAAGCAAccatcagacaagaagacatctttaaaggctcacctggaagagctgaaccaatcagaacagtgatgacaaagggagtggctggcatcgggaaaacagtcttaacacagaagttcactctggactgggctgaagacaaagaccaccaggacatccagttcatattccccttcactttcagagagctgaatgtgctgagagaggaaaagttcagcttggtgaaacttgttcatcacttctttactcaaaccagagaagcaggactctgcaggtttgaagagttccaggttctgttcatctttgacggtctggatgagtgtcgacttcctctggacttccacAACAATCAGATCCTGACCGATGTTAGAAAGTCCacctcagtggatgtgctgctgacaaacctcatcaaggggaacctgctcccctctgctcgcctctggatcaccacacgacctgcagcagccaatcagatccctcctgagtgtgttgacatggtgacagaggtcagagggttcactgacCCTCAGAAGGATGAGTACTTCAGGAAGAGATTCAGAGACCAGGAGCAGGCCAGCAGAATCATCTTCCACATCAAGACATCccgaagcctccacatcatgtgccacatcccggtcttctgctggatcactgctacagttctggaggatgtgctgaagaccagagagggaggagggctcCCCAAGACCCTGACTGAGATGTACATCCATTTCCTGGTGGTCCAGTCCAAACGGATGAGCATCAAGTACGATGGAGGAGCTGAGACTGATCCACACTGGAgtccagagagcagggagatgaTCCAGTCTCTGGGGAAACTGGCTTTTGAGCAGttgcagaaaggaaacctgatcttctatgagtccgacttgacagagtgtggcatcaatatcaaggaagcctcagtgtactcaggagtgttcacacagatctttagagaggagagaggactgtaccaggacacggtgttctgcttcatccacctgagtgttcaggagtttctggctgctcttcatgtccatctgaccttcaccaaGTCTGGACTCAACCTGATGGAAGAAGAACAAACAACATCCCTGATCTCTAGAATCTCAAAAGAGAAACCTCAGCTTCAACATCTCCACAAGAGTGCCACAGACAAGGCTTTACAGAGTCCAAATGGACACCTGGACTTGTTCCTCCGCTTCCTCCTGGGTCTTTCACTGCAGACCAATCAGACTCTCCTGAGaggtctgctgacacagacaggaagtagctCAGAGACCAACCAGAAAACAGTCCAgtacatcaagaagaagatcagtGAGGATCTGACTGCAGACAGAAGcatcaacctgttccactgtctgaatgaactgaatgacCGTTCTCTCGTGGAGGAGATCCAACAGTCCCTGAGATCAGGAAGTCTCTCCACAGCTGaactgtctcctgctcagtggtcagctctggtcttcatcTTACTGTCCTCAGAGAAAGATCTTGACCTGTTTGACCTGAAGCAGtactctgcttcagaggaggctcttctgaggctgctgccagtgatcAAAGCCTCCAACAAAGCTCT GCTGAGTGGCTGTAACctctcagagagaagctgtgaagctctgtcctcagtcctcaactcccagtcctccagtctgagagagctggacctgagtaacaacgacctgcaggattcaggagtgataCTATTGTCTGCTGGACTGAACAGTCCACACTGCAAACTGGAAACCCTCAG gCTGTCAGGCTGTCTTATCAAAGGGGAAGggtgtgcttctctggcctcagctaAGCACTCCAACCCCTCCACTCTGATAGAACTGGACCTGAGCTACAATCATCCAGGAAACTCAGGGGTGCAGATGCTGTCTGCACTCTGGAGTCTGGATACACTGAG ggtgGACCATGATGGAGAGCAGTGGTTAAAACCTGGACTGAAGAAGT ATTCCTGTGAACTcactctggactcaaacacagcacacagacaccTCAAACTGTCTAAAAACAAGAAGGAGGTGACATGCGAGAAAGGGGATCAATTCTATCCTGATCATCCAAAAAGATTTGAATACTGTCCTCAGCTGCTGTGTAGAGATGGCCTGACTGGtcgctgttactgggaggtTGAGTGTAAAGGAGAGGTTTATATATCAGTGAGTTACAGAGGAATCAGCAGGAAAGGAGACAGTCCTGACTGTGTGTTTGGATCTAATGATCAGTCCTGGAGTCTGATCTGCACTGATAGAGGTTACTCTGTGTGTCACAATAACAGAAGAACagacctccctctctcctcagtctCTGTCCCTGACAGAATAGCAGCGTATGTGGACTATCCTGCTGgcactctgtccttctacagagtcTCCTCTGACACGCTGATCCACCTCTACACCTTCTACTCCACATTCACTGAACCTCTCTATCCTGGGTTTAGATTGCGGTCATATGGTTCctcagtgtctctgtgttctctgtag